A genome region from Oscillospiraceae bacterium includes the following:
- a CDS encoding stage II sporulation protein M, producing MKNLLRRLQTFSADNPAVLMVLMGVCFIIGAFAGGYITAHLQGESRLRLTQTFHDLYAQLQLGNMSTISPLPAIRNALLLPTIVYIFSFSLLGVAIAPFAMAVKGFALSVTVTAFVMSLGLNGLWFSIASVGIPALVTLPLFMLVCMYTFRSALRRTTAKTSTGKPSRRMAAQAILTVAGLFATTAIYEAYAVPPLLGWLASRI from the coding sequence ATGAAAAACTTACTTAGGCGTTTACAAACCTTTTCGGCGGACAACCCCGCCGTATTAATGGTATTGATGGGTGTGTGTTTCATCATCGGCGCATTTGCAGGTGGTTATATAACCGCGCACTTGCAGGGAGAGTCACGCCTGCGATTAACACAAACATTCCACGATTTGTATGCGCAGTTACAACTGGGAAACATGTCCACGATTTCGCCGTTGCCGGCAATACGGAATGCTCTATTACTGCCGACTATTGTTTACATATTTTCATTTAGTTTGCTTGGCGTGGCAATTGCGCCATTTGCCATGGCTGTCAAGGGGTTTGCCTTGTCGGTGACGGTGACAGCGTTTGTGATGTCGCTTGGGCTGAACGGGCTATGGTTTTCCATTGCCAGTGTAGGCATTCCGGCGCTGGTTACATTGCCGCTATTCATGCTTGTGTGTATGTACACATTTCGAAGCGCATTGCGACGAACGACCGCAAAAACGTCAACCGGCAAACCATCACGGCGTATGGCGGCGCAAGCGATACTGACGGTGGCCGGGTTGTTTGCCACTACTGCAATCTACGAGGCCTATGCTGTTCCGCCGTTGTTGGGTTGGCTTGCCTCTCGGATATAG